The following coding sequences are from one Musa acuminata AAA Group cultivar baxijiao chromosome BXJ2-4, Cavendish_Baxijiao_AAA, whole genome shotgun sequence window:
- the LOC135609729 gene encoding protein REVERSION-TO-ETHYLENE SENSITIVITY1-like: MDIEAAAVDKDFSAKERLNELCPLNGVDPKKARFPCCIVWSPLPVVSWLAPYIGHVGICREDGTVLDFAGSNFVNIDNFAYGAVARYLQLDREQCCFPPNLSAHTCEQSYKHAEQGTAISWDDALHSSTQHFSHKYYNLFTCNCHSFVANCLNRLAYKGSVWWNMLNLAALILWKGQWVDGMSVLRSFFPFVAVLFVGVLMAGWPFLIGMAAFSFLLIGWFVFGIYCTKNLIE; encoded by the exons ATGGACATTGAAGCTGCTGCTGTGGATAAAGATTTCAGTGCTAAAGAAAGACTGAATGAACTATGTCCACTCAATGGAGTGGATCCTAAGAAGGCTAGATTTCCTTGCTGCATAGTTTGGAGTCCACTTCCAGTAGTTTCATGGTTGGCTCCTTATATTGGTCACGTTGGAATTTGCCGGGAGGATGGAACAGTTCTTGACTTTGCTGGTTCAAATTTTGTGAACATTGATAATTTTGCATATGGAGCTGTTGCCAGATATCTTCAACTCGACAGGGAGCAG TGCTGTTTTCCTCCTAACCTATCGGCACACACATGTGAGCAGTCCTACAAACATGCCGAACAAGGAACAGCAATATCGTGGGACGATGCACTGCATTCGAGCACGCAGCATTTTTCGCATAAGTACTACAACCTCTTCACCTGCAACTGCCATTCCTTTGTGGCTAACTGCCTCAATCGGCTCGCTTACAAGGGATCTGTGTGGTGGAACATGTTGAACTTGGCTGCTCTCATCCTCTGGAAAGGTCAGTGGGTGGATGGCATGTCAGTACTCCGATCATTCTTCCCCTTTGTGGCAGTGCTCTTTGTTGGTGTTTTAATGGCTGGTTGGCCTTTCCTGATTGGGATGGCAGCATTCTCATTCCTTTTGATTGGATGGTTTGTTTTTGGGATATACTGCACGAAGAATTTGATAGAATAA